CTGATCGGGGCGGCCGGTATTTTCCTCCCGGCACAATAGGATGCGGAAAATGGAGCGGGCAGCTTGTTTCTTTAAATTGACAACCGCTTCCTGCTCGTTTATAATACAGAGGTGAGTTTGACCATGAAACCCATTTATCTGGTGGATCTAACTTCGATCAAAGATTCACCCGGGGCAAGACTGGAGCTTCGGGACCAGATTACCCTTCCCAACATTACTTGGGAGGGTGAACGGCTACTGGAGTTTGACAATCCGTGGTGGATTGAACTGGAAGTAACTAATGTGTCGCGGGGGTATCAAGTTAACGGCAAAACCGGTGGCAGTTACCGGTTGGATTGCGACCGCTGTCTGGAAAGGGTCCGGTTGTCACTGGAGACGGAGTTCAACGACCTTTTTTTGCCGGAAGCCATTTCCCACCAGGAAGAAGAGGCAAGGAGTTTTACCGGTGACGAAATGGATCTTTCGACGGCGATTATGGAAGCGATTATTCTGCAAATACCATTGAAAGTGCTTTGTACGCCAGCTTGTCGGGGGCTATGTTCGGTTTGCGGAACAAACCTGAATAAGGCGACTTGTAACTGCAAGCCCGAAAGCTTCGATCCAAGAATGGCGATGTTGCTTAAATGGAAGCAAGACAAAGGAGGTGGAGATGATGGCCAATCCTAGACGGCGACATACCAACACCCGGGGGAGATTACGTCGTACCCACTGGAAATTGGACCTGGTCTCTTTGTCCCGTTGCGAACAATGTCAGGCCCCGCGTTTACCGCACCATGCTTGCCCCAGTTGTGGTTCATACCGGGGAAGGAAAGTGATGGAGGTAAAAACTGAAGGTTAAAAGCTAATAAGGAAAAGGTCTTTTATGACCTTTTTTCTTTTTCACTTAATTTAGGGCATAAAAAAGATAAAGGAAAATAATATTTCTTAGGCGGTTATGTGGGCCAGGCTGGGTTTTGCCCCTGCCGCAAAGAGGAAAATCAAGTTTTTATGGCATTATTGTATAAATATTACTTTACTCCCGCTTTTATCTTTGCTATACTCTTTTTTGGGAGTTAATCCTAGGAGGAGGTGTTAATTTGCGCATAGCGGTGGATGCGATGGGTGGTGATTATGCCCCCCAACAAGCTGTTCTTGGGAGTGTTCTGGCGGCGAAGGAAGAGGGAATCGCTTCGGTACTCGTGGGCAGAAGCGAAGAGATCAGCCGGGAACTGAAACAGTATCAGGATTACCCGCAAGATCTGATTACGATCAAGGATGCCCGGGAAGTGGTGGAGTTTACGGATAACCCGGCCATGGCGGTGCGGAAAAAAAGGGATTCCTCGATTGTCGTCGCCAACCAACTGGTGAAAACCGGGGAAGCCGACGCGGTGATTTCCGCGGGAAATACCGGAGCGGCGATGACGGCCTCCCTGTTTATTTTAGGGCGAATTCCGGGAATCTCCCGGCCGGCGATCGCCATACCCTTGCCAACGGTGAAAGGGGTCACGGTTTTACTTGATGCCGGGGCCAACGCAGAAAATGATCCGGAAGATCTGGTCCAATTTGCGGTGATGGGAACGATCTATGCCACATCGGTCCTCGGCCTGGCCAGTGCCAAAGTGGGTCTACTCAATATTGGCGAAGAAGAGACGAAGGGGAATAAACTGTCCCTGGAGGCGCACCAGCTCCTGAAGACCAGTGGTCTTGATTTTATCGGTAACGTCGAGGGGAAAGATATTTTAATGGGGGTTGCCGATGTGGTCG
This sequence is a window from Capillibacterium thermochitinicola. Protein-coding genes within it:
- the rpmF gene encoding 50S ribosomal protein L32; the encoded protein is MANPRRRHTNTRGRLRRTHWKLDLVSLSRCEQCQAPRLPHHACPSCGSYRGRKVMEVKTEG
- the plsX gene encoding phosphate acyltransferase PlsX yields the protein MRIAVDAMGGDYAPQQAVLGSVLAAKEEGIASVLVGRSEEISRELKQYQDYPQDLITIKDAREVVEFTDNPAMAVRKKRDSSIVVANQLVKTGEADAVISAGNTGAAMTASLFILGRIPGISRPAIAIPLPTVKGVTVLLDAGANAENDPEDLVQFAVMGTIYATSVLGLASAKVGLLNIGEEETKGNKLSLEAHQLLKTSGLDFIGNVEGKDILMGVADVVVCDGFVGNVILKFAEGMAAALFQKMKEALLQSPVTKLGALAIKPGLKKLKASFDYAEYGGAPLLGVNGVSIISHGRSDAKAFKNAIKAAANGVKQDIIAKIRSSLV
- a CDS encoding YceD family protein, coding for MKPIYLVDLTSIKDSPGARLELRDQITLPNITWEGERLLEFDNPWWIELEVTNVSRGYQVNGKTGGSYRLDCDRCLERVRLSLETEFNDLFLPEAISHQEEEARSFTGDEMDLSTAIMEAIILQIPLKVLCTPACRGLCSVCGTNLNKATCNCKPESFDPRMAMLLKWKQDKGGGDDGQS